One Spinacia oleracea cultivar Varoflay chromosome 4, BTI_SOV_V1, whole genome shotgun sequence DNA segment encodes these proteins:
- the LOC110789123 gene encoding ABSCISIC ACID-INSENSITIVE 5-like protein 2 isoform X2: MNIDEFIKNDWNPEIHQPSGIKRRNDGSSIKSLQSQGSLQLSRTASEKVVDDVWREIQQEDRIKSTSSSSQGVKREPSIGEMTLEDFLAKAEAIDESALDPVMPLPLPLPLDMDATVRCFSQQMGLSPAPSIRGLSDTFERKRDNPGTMERGFEKRLKRKIKNRESAARSRARKQAYHNELVTKVSLLEEQNMRLKKDKILAPNSGKLFLRNWRAVFLGKWLLNPSINYEEPVQHFSEESVKIL, encoded by the exons ATGAATATTGATGAGTTTATTAAAAATGATTGGAACCCTGAAATCCATCAGCCTTCCGGAATCAAAAGAAGAAATGATGGTTCTTCAATTAAGTCGTTACAAAGTCAGGGGAGCCTACAATTGTCGAGGACAGCTAGTGAgaaggttgttgatgatgtgtgGAGAGAGATACAGCAAGAGGATAGGATTAAGAGTACTAGTAGTAGTAGTCAAGGAGTGAAGAGAGAGCCTTCAATAGGTGAAATGACTTTAGAGGACTTCTTAGCAAAAGCGGAAGCCATTGATGAATCTGCTTTAGATCCTGTAATGCCTTTGCCTTTGCCTTTGCCTTTGGATATGGATGCTACTGTACGATGTTTCTCACAGCAAATGGGTTTATCTCCGGCTCCTTCAATTCGTGGATTATCTGATACGTTTGAGCGgaaaagggataatccgggtaCAATGGAAAGAGGTTTTGAAAAGAGGCTGAAGAGGAAAATTAAAAATAGGGAATCGGCTGCTCGTTCTCGTGCCAGAAAACAG GCTTACCACAATGAATTGGTCACCAAGGTTTCACTTCTCGAGGAGCAAAACATGAGGCTCAAGAAAGACAAG ATACTTGCACCAAATTCAGGCAAGCTTTTCTTGAG GAATTGGAGAGCCGTCTTCCTGGGGAAGTGGCTGTTGAACCCAAGTATCAACTACGAAGAACCAGTTCAGCACTTCTCTGAAGAGTCTGTAAAGATTTTGTAG
- the LOC110789123 gene encoding ABSCISIC ACID-INSENSITIVE 5-like protein 2 isoform X1, producing MNIDEFIKNDWNPEIHQPSGIKRRNDGSSIKSLQSQGSLQLSRTASEKVVDDVWREIQQEDRIKSTSSSSQGVKREPSIGEMTLEDFLAKAEAIDESALDPVMPLPLPLPLDMDATVRCFSQQMGLSPAPSIRGLSDTFERKRDNPGTMERGFEKRLKRKIKNRESAARSRARKQAYHNELVTKVSLLEEQNMRLKKDKDSLVIRGSRYKTICCYTVSEQWNWRAVFLGKWLLNPSINYEEPVQHFSEESVKIL from the exons ATGAATATTGATGAGTTTATTAAAAATGATTGGAACCCTGAAATCCATCAGCCTTCCGGAATCAAAAGAAGAAATGATGGTTCTTCAATTAAGTCGTTACAAAGTCAGGGGAGCCTACAATTGTCGAGGACAGCTAGTGAgaaggttgttgatgatgtgtgGAGAGAGATACAGCAAGAGGATAGGATTAAGAGTACTAGTAGTAGTAGTCAAGGAGTGAAGAGAGAGCCTTCAATAGGTGAAATGACTTTAGAGGACTTCTTAGCAAAAGCGGAAGCCATTGATGAATCTGCTTTAGATCCTGTAATGCCTTTGCCTTTGCCTTTGCCTTTGGATATGGATGCTACTGTACGATGTTTCTCACAGCAAATGGGTTTATCTCCGGCTCCTTCAATTCGTGGATTATCTGATACGTTTGAGCGgaaaagggataatccgggtaCAATGGAAAGAGGTTTTGAAAAGAGGCTGAAGAGGAAAATTAAAAATAGGGAATCGGCTGCTCGTTCTCGTGCCAGAAAACAG GCTTACCACAATGAATTGGTCACCAAGGTTTCACTTCTCGAGGAGCAAAACATGAGGCTCAAGAAAGACAAG GACTCTCTCGTCATCAGGGGATCAAGGTACAAGACCATCTGTTGCTATACAGTGAGTGAGCAATG GAATTGGAGAGCCGTCTTCCTGGGGAAGTGGCTGTTGAACCCAAGTATCAACTACGAAGAACCAGTTCAGCACTTCTCTGAAGAGTCTGTAAAGATTTTGTAG
- the LOC110789123 gene encoding ABSCISIC ACID-INSENSITIVE 5-like protein 2 isoform X3 — protein MNIDEFIKNDWNPEIHQPSGIKRRNDGSSIKSLQSQGSLQLSRTASEKVVDDVWREIQQEDRIKSTSSSSQGVKREPSIGEMTLEDFLAKAEAIDESALDPVMPLPLPLPLDMDATVRCFSQQMGLSPAPSIRGLSDTFERKRDNPGTMERGFEKRLKRKIKNRESAARSRARKQAYHNELVTKVSLLEEQNMRLKKDKILAPNSGKLFLRTLSSSGDQGTRPSVAIQ, from the exons ATGAATATTGATGAGTTTATTAAAAATGATTGGAACCCTGAAATCCATCAGCCTTCCGGAATCAAAAGAAGAAATGATGGTTCTTCAATTAAGTCGTTACAAAGTCAGGGGAGCCTACAATTGTCGAGGACAGCTAGTGAgaaggttgttgatgatgtgtgGAGAGAGATACAGCAAGAGGATAGGATTAAGAGTACTAGTAGTAGTAGTCAAGGAGTGAAGAGAGAGCCTTCAATAGGTGAAATGACTTTAGAGGACTTCTTAGCAAAAGCGGAAGCCATTGATGAATCTGCTTTAGATCCTGTAATGCCTTTGCCTTTGCCTTTGCCTTTGGATATGGATGCTACTGTACGATGTTTCTCACAGCAAATGGGTTTATCTCCGGCTCCTTCAATTCGTGGATTATCTGATACGTTTGAGCGgaaaagggataatccgggtaCAATGGAAAGAGGTTTTGAAAAGAGGCTGAAGAGGAAAATTAAAAATAGGGAATCGGCTGCTCGTTCTCGTGCCAGAAAACAG GCTTACCACAATGAATTGGTCACCAAGGTTTCACTTCTCGAGGAGCAAAACATGAGGCTCAAGAAAGACAAG ATACTTGCACCAAATTCAGGCAAGCTTTTCTTGAG GACTCTCTCGTCATCAGGGGATCAAGGTACAAGACCATCTGTTGCTATACAGTGA
- the LOC110789123 gene encoding ABSCISIC ACID-INSENSITIVE 5-like protein 2 isoform X4 → MNIDEFIKNDWNPEIHQPSGIKRRNDGSSIKSLQSQGSLQLSRTASEKVVDDVWREIQQEDRIKSTSSSSQGVKREPSIGEMTLEDFLAKAEAIDESALDPVMPLPLPLPLDMDATVRCFSQQMGLSPAPSIRGLSDTFERKRDNPGTMERGFEKRLKRKIKNRESAARSRARKQAYHNELVTKVSLLEEQNMRLKKDKELESRLPGEVAVEPKYQLRRTSSALL, encoded by the exons ATGAATATTGATGAGTTTATTAAAAATGATTGGAACCCTGAAATCCATCAGCCTTCCGGAATCAAAAGAAGAAATGATGGTTCTTCAATTAAGTCGTTACAAAGTCAGGGGAGCCTACAATTGTCGAGGACAGCTAGTGAgaaggttgttgatgatgtgtgGAGAGAGATACAGCAAGAGGATAGGATTAAGAGTACTAGTAGTAGTAGTCAAGGAGTGAAGAGAGAGCCTTCAATAGGTGAAATGACTTTAGAGGACTTCTTAGCAAAAGCGGAAGCCATTGATGAATCTGCTTTAGATCCTGTAATGCCTTTGCCTTTGCCTTTGCCTTTGGATATGGATGCTACTGTACGATGTTTCTCACAGCAAATGGGTTTATCTCCGGCTCCTTCAATTCGTGGATTATCTGATACGTTTGAGCGgaaaagggataatccgggtaCAATGGAAAGAGGTTTTGAAAAGAGGCTGAAGAGGAAAATTAAAAATAGGGAATCGGCTGCTCGTTCTCGTGCCAGAAAACAG GCTTACCACAATGAATTGGTCACCAAGGTTTCACTTCTCGAGGAGCAAAACATGAGGCTCAAGAAAGACAAG GAATTGGAGAGCCGTCTTCCTGGGGAAGTGGCTGTTGAACCCAAGTATCAACTACGAAGAACCAGTTCAGCACTTCTCTGA